A stretch of Myroides oncorhynchi DNA encodes these proteins:
- a CDS encoding DUF262 domain-containing protein, whose translation MNIITFEEVFRGKVFRIPDYQRGYSWTKKELEELWGDLNNTHHNRNAFHFTGILTVTDFSNFDIECIRREGFRIRAGKLLIGENSYDGFNIVDGQQRLTTILILLSELVMALEDSPLKQQLTAQYFKVNEADSYRYIFGYHVDVPSHNYLIREIFNDAEYDAEETETLYTHNLSFAKEFFSERIKAFTQVELTFWIDKLTKHLLFSILNLNESKERPLDVSMVFETLNFRGKQLSSLERLKNRVLYIVSKQLTVASTIDRSRKKVNQSWLEVYKWLGRNPTQAMDDDAFLKAFWLLYFSHSKMVSTDFKSYQKHLFTIDFQLEQQSDEVNYAEYSELTQWLESMRKAVALWYFINNPYAVDSDEDFVYITTPAIQKSLLRLTNFPRGYGKYMLNLVLAVLMRDLPVKEDHGLSELELTEKLSSVERLLFAMERHNIMCFLLQGNNSTLNVEDTYRDINFYYQRGRAHNNEYLFNMLMDTRVEHFRWKEVIRHIHKGSRFKTWAGLDYFLKTIEEGKGGLLEQTEPKVYLVYPEDDEYEVRNMYKDINAMQKVNRDRYSYSIGNMFLAYNRYESNSFERVKHKIQNAIKHEYRLSKLELDLLEYTVWTKESIETRGRLMMEAFIERWELPMIQDTEMKKLLLDEV comes from the coding sequence ATGAACATTATCACTTTCGAAGAAGTATTTAGAGGTAAAGTATTTCGTATTCCTGATTATCAGCGAGGTTACTCGTGGACCAAGAAGGAGTTGGAAGAGTTGTGGGGTGATCTGAACAATACCCATCACAACCGCAATGCTTTTCACTTCACAGGTATTCTGACTGTTACTGACTTTAGTAACTTTGATATCGAGTGTATACGCAGAGAGGGGTTTAGGATTAGAGCAGGGAAGTTACTAATAGGGGAGAATAGCTATGATGGCTTTAATATCGTTGATGGTCAGCAGCGACTAACGACGATTCTTATCTTGCTATCAGAGTTAGTGATGGCGTTAGAAGATAGCCCTTTAAAACAGCAGCTCACTGCCCAATACTTTAAGGTAAACGAAGCGGATAGTTACCGTTATATCTTCGGTTATCACGTCGATGTGCCTTCACATAACTACTTGATCCGAGAGATATTTAATGACGCTGAGTATGATGCAGAAGAGACAGAGACGTTGTATACACATAACCTGTCTTTTGCTAAGGAATTCTTTAGCGAGCGTATCAAGGCGTTTACACAAGTCGAACTTACCTTTTGGATAGATAAGCTTACTAAGCATTTATTGTTCTCTATATTGAACTTAAACGAGTCTAAAGAGCGTCCATTGGATGTGTCTATGGTCTTTGAAACGCTAAACTTTAGAGGAAAGCAGTTGTCAAGTCTTGAGCGACTAAAGAATAGAGTCTTGTATATTGTCTCTAAGCAGTTGACAGTGGCAAGTACTATTGACCGCAGCCGCAAGAAAGTCAATCAGAGTTGGCTAGAGGTGTATAAATGGCTTGGTCGTAATCCTACTCAAGCGATGGACGATGACGCATTCTTAAAGGCTTTTTGGCTATTGTATTTCTCGCATTCTAAGATGGTCAGTACAGACTTTAAGTCTTATCAGAAGCATTTGTTTACCATTGACTTTCAGTTAGAGCAGCAGAGTGATGAGGTTAACTATGCCGAATATAGCGAGCTAACACAGTGGCTAGAGAGTATGCGCAAGGCAGTAGCCCTGTGGTACTTCATTAATAACCCTTATGCTGTGGATAGCGATGAGGACTTCGTCTATATCACGACACCAGCGATACAGAAGTCATTACTACGCCTTACCAACTTCCCTAGAGGATACGGTAAGTATATGCTTAACCTAGTATTGGCGGTACTAATGCGTGATTTGCCTGTGAAGGAAGATCACGGACTATCTGAGTTGGAATTAACAGAGAAGCTAAGCAGTGTAGAACGACTACTCTTTGCGATGGAGCGTCATAACATTATGTGTTTTTTATTACAAGGGAATAACTCTACCTTGAATGTGGAAGATACTTATCGTGATATCAACTTCTATTATCAGCGTGGTCGAGCGCATAATAACGAGTATCTGTTCAATATGCTGATGGATACCCGTGTAGAGCATTTCCGTTGGAAAGAAGTGATTCGCCATATTCACAAGGGAAGTAGATTTAAGACTTGGGCAGGACTAGACTATTTTCTAAAGACTATAGAAGAGGGCAAAGGAGGACTCCTAGAGCAGACCGAGCCAAAGGTATACTTAGTCTATCCAGAAGATGATGAATATGAAGTCAGAAATATGTACAAGGATATTAACGCAATGCAAAAGGTCAACAGAGACCGTTACAGCTATTCGATAGGGAATATGTTCTTGGCGTATAACCGCTATGAGTCTAATTCTTTTGAACGCGTAAAGCATAAGATACAGAATGCCATCAAGCACGAGTACCGCCTAAGCAAACTAGAACTTGATTTGCTAGAATATACTGTGTGGACCAAAGAAAGTATTGAGACAAGAGGTCGCCTGATGATGGAAGCGTTTATCGAACGTTGGGAATTACCGATGATCCAAGACACAGAGATGAAGAAGTTGCTATTAGATGAGGTTTAA
- a CDS encoding carboxypeptidase-like regulatory domain-containing protein: MKKIICLFMLLCCSLTVLAGTRTIRGIVKESGIVLPGATVMEKGTNNGVQTDLEGKFTITVSDAKNTSIIVSFIGMKDKEVKIEKNKDYYNVTLEASTDQLDEVVVTSYSERASRRESRNDNKDASAKSSSYSMGIGNGNPGSSAMLDVRYDRAEMADRRGGNKEVSGDRAKQKNEGSTETWKKSTLKDNSMRLEIGDNEFLPLEDAQIAMQIDGNRIRVLIDAYFYNTKGSGLEGTFKLKLPVDASPYYFAFGGTTVFDRDKQGKDVTPVAKLHDYSKDNFDLSNIGLQKREDQKSTKQAKITEKQTAADAYFTTINRKVDPALMEWSGADMFSCRVFPLQSNQLHHIVVGYDVDMIEGVDFREFVLSLPEAKSKVRLDVAVADDSQYVITPSKDAIVEKSNNKQYLTYFNPTEKEVKVKLNNASAIALVQSNEAENYIAGTMRINLPREIDNTIAKDAVFMLDTSLSSNPTLFGIWVNLVNEILTQNEGVIERFAVVNFNLGTKWYQEQFISNTAKNRQDLLSYMNNLSLEGATDLGRALKEASAPKWLAQNKHKSIFLLSDGDLNWGVSSRDLLTNMIYKGDKIYTYKTGMSGTNTELLDYLSGYTGASSFIANSEAQMLESAKAFRYKTWKVESVLSESAKDILLAGGVTQLYDGQIIQLAARGTLDKPIQIKASSGAAGTKIFEFKPEKKVTSDLASRMYGKIALTQLDLIGEQLKTAIVDYSIYYSVASNFTSFLMLETQADYDRYKAKSFDTAEKFVKDFTVTELLKEFISIDPLTAKKAFENWITLLRKQSILESNDDILDNYIKEMKDQDFAINPTSNVFKVWEKKSQTKEEINLLASEEMTFDALQVLAAKRAKTQSEADALKLMSSIIEKNGSDVSVLRDLLTHTLNMQSGYDSYYLGQKILDTRVYDRLVYFNMARALEDNNPKLAAVFYYISASKRFKTDNYGSIRAINGLFANAFLEKQNKNKESWSVKEKMFMQQLEATAKKDYASYYGANYNSDLVVLTYWNIDSTDLDLHIKEPSNEECNYSNKTTKLGGKLSVDVTRGFGPEMYIMPKAKEGKYEIALNYFAESGMRTKSAAKAYIEVYKYFGTPKQEVIRKTIILKERKSKEVVETVIFK; this comes from the coding sequence ATGAAAAAGATTATTTGCTTATTTATGTTACTATGCTGTAGTTTGACAGTACTAGCAGGGACTAGAACTATAAGGGGAATAGTAAAGGAAAGTGGTATAGTATTACCAGGTGCTACTGTTATGGAAAAGGGAACCAATAATGGAGTCCAAACAGACCTTGAAGGAAAGTTTACCATTACTGTTAGTGATGCAAAGAATACTTCTATTATCGTTTCTTTTATAGGAATGAAAGACAAGGAAGTGAAAATAGAGAAAAATAAAGATTATTACAATGTTACTTTGGAGGCCTCTACCGATCAATTAGATGAAGTAGTGGTGACTAGTTACTCAGAGAGAGCTTCTAGAAGAGAGAGTAGAAATGATAATAAAGATGCTTCTGCGAAGTCAAGTAGCTATTCAATGGGGATAGGTAATGGAAATCCTGGATCTTCTGCTATGCTAGATGTTAGATATGATAGAGCAGAAATGGCGGATAGAAGAGGGGGGAATAAAGAAGTAAGTGGAGATAGAGCAAAACAAAAAAATGAAGGCTCTACTGAAACTTGGAAAAAATCTACACTTAAAGACAACTCTATGCGCCTAGAGATAGGGGATAATGAGTTCTTACCATTAGAGGATGCCCAGATAGCAATGCAGATAGATGGTAACCGCATTAGAGTACTGATAGATGCGTACTTTTATAACACAAAAGGTAGTGGCTTAGAAGGGACGTTTAAGCTGAAACTACCTGTGGATGCTTCACCTTATTACTTTGCTTTTGGGGGAACAACAGTCTTCGATAGAGATAAACAAGGCAAAGACGTTACTCCAGTAGCTAAGTTACACGATTATTCAAAAGACAACTTCGATTTGTCTAACATAGGACTTCAAAAAAGAGAAGACCAAAAGTCTACTAAACAAGCTAAAATAACAGAGAAACAAACTGCTGCGGATGCTTATTTTACTACGATAAATAGAAAAGTAGACCCTGCACTTATGGAGTGGTCGGGTGCAGATATGTTTAGCTGTAGAGTATTTCCTTTGCAGAGTAATCAACTTCACCATATCGTAGTTGGTTATGATGTTGATATGATAGAGGGGGTTGACTTTAGAGAGTTTGTACTTAGTTTACCTGAGGCGAAGAGTAAGGTGCGCCTAGATGTAGCTGTGGCAGATGATAGTCAGTATGTGATTACGCCGTCTAAAGACGCTATCGTAGAGAAAAGTAATAATAAACAATACTTAACCTACTTTAACCCTACGGAGAAAGAGGTAAAAGTGAAGCTAAACAATGCCTCGGCTATTGCGCTTGTTCAGAGTAATGAAGCGGAGAATTACATAGCGGGTACGATGCGTATTAACTTGCCTCGTGAGATAGATAACACCATAGCTAAAGATGCCGTGTTTATGCTAGATACATCACTGAGTTCTAACCCTACGTTATTTGGGATATGGGTTAACCTAGTTAATGAGATACTTACACAGAATGAAGGCGTTATAGAGCGTTTTGCGGTAGTTAATTTCAATTTAGGTACTAAGTGGTATCAAGAGCAATTTATCAGTAATACAGCTAAGAATAGACAAGATTTATTAAGTTATATGAATAACCTCTCTTTAGAGGGAGCTACTGACTTAGGAAGAGCTTTAAAAGAAGCTTCTGCACCAAAGTGGTTAGCACAAAACAAGCATAAGAGTATCTTCTTATTAAGTGATGGAGACTTAAACTGGGGAGTAAGTTCTCGTGATTTATTGACTAATATGATTTATAAAGGAGATAAGATATATACATATAAAACCGGAATGTCGGGTACTAATACAGAGCTATTAGATTACTTGAGCGGGTATACAGGAGCGAGTTCGTTTATAGCCAATAGTGAGGCTCAGATGTTAGAGAGCGCGAAGGCATTTAGATATAAAACGTGGAAGGTAGAGAGTGTGTTAAGTGAATCAGCTAAGGATATCTTGTTAGCAGGAGGAGTTACACAGTTATACGATGGGCAAATCATCCAACTTGCAGCAAGAGGTACACTAGATAAGCCTATTCAGATTAAAGCAAGTTCAGGTGCGGCAGGTACTAAAATATTTGAGTTTAAACCAGAGAAGAAAGTTACTTCAGACTTAGCGTCTCGTATGTATGGTAAGATAGCATTGACGCAGTTAGATTTGATCGGCGAGCAGCTAAAGACCGCTATTGTAGATTACTCTATTTACTACAGTGTAGCGAGTAACTTTACTTCGTTCTTGATGTTAGAGACTCAAGCTGATTATGACAGATATAAGGCGAAGAGCTTTGATACAGCAGAGAAGTTTGTGAAGGACTTTACTGTAACAGAACTGCTAAAAGAGTTTATTTCTATTGATCCATTGACTGCGAAGAAAGCATTTGAGAATTGGATTACCCTATTGAGAAAACAAAGTATTTTAGAGAGTAACGATGATATTTTAGATAACTATATCAAAGAAATGAAAGACCAAGACTTCGCTATTAACCCTACTTCGAATGTGTTTAAAGTATGGGAAAAGAAAAGTCAAACGAAAGAGGAAATAAACTTATTAGCTAGTGAAGAGATGACCTTTGATGCGCTACAAGTATTAGCAGCTAAGCGTGCTAAGACACAGTCTGAGGCAGATGCGCTGAAGTTAATGAGTTCGATTATCGAGAAGAACGGTAGTGATGTAAGTGTATTGCGAGATTTGCTTACCCATACGCTGAATATGCAGAGTGGTTATGACAGTTATTATTTGGGACAAAAGATATTAGATACTCGTGTTTACGATAGACTAGTATACTTTAATATGGCACGTGCCTTAGAAGATAACAACCCTAAACTAGCAGCGGTGTTCTACTATATCAGTGCTTCTAAACGGTTCAAAACGGATAATTACGGTAGTATAAGAGCGATAAACGGATTATTTGCCAATGCATTCTTAGAAAAACAAAACAAGAATAAAGAGTCTTGGTCTGTCAAAGAGAAGATGTTTATGCAACAGCTCGAGGCAACAGCTAAGAAAGACTATGCTTCATACTATGGGGCTAATTATAACAGTGATTTAGTTGTGCTTACGTATTGGAATATAGATAGTACAGACTTAGATCTTCATATAAAAGAACCATCAAATGAAGAGTGTAATTATAGTAATAAGACAACCAAGCTTGGTGGTAAACTATCTGTGGATGTAACTAGAGGTTTCGGACCAGAGATGTACATTATGCCAAAAGCGAAAGAAGGGAAGTATGAGATCGCTCTGAACTATTTTGCAGAGAGTGGTATGAGAACCAAGTCAGCAGCTAAGGCGTACATCGAGGTATATAAATACTTCGGTACTCCTAAACAGGAAGTAATCAGAAAGACTATTATCCTAAAAGAACGCAAGAGTAAAGAGGTCGTAGAGACTGTAATATTTAAGTAG
- a CDS encoding HAD family hydrolase, giving the protein MSKNIKVIAFDADDTLWNNEIYYQETEQAFCVLLKDYLPAKQVSKVLFETEMRNLDRYGFGAKSFLLSMLETGTQITGNRMDDVLVRNILALGHNLIDKPITLLDGVEETLAELDGKYKLVLATKGDLLDQERKLSNSSLSQYFDHVEVMSDKQMVDYAKLLFKLSSTPKEFLMVGNSVKSDIIPVLELGGSALHIPFHVTWAHEVVETELPYPKFRKIENIKEVVDYLNPEYR; this is encoded by the coding sequence ATGAGTAAAAACATAAAAGTAATTGCATTTGATGCTGATGATACCCTGTGGAATAACGAGATATATTATCAAGAGACGGAGCAAGCATTCTGTGTGTTGTTAAAAGATTATCTGCCAGCGAAGCAGGTATCTAAAGTATTGTTTGAGACAGAGATGAGAAACCTTGATCGCTATGGATTTGGAGCGAAGAGCTTTTTATTGAGTATGCTAGAGACAGGTACTCAAATCACAGGTAATCGCATGGATGATGTGCTAGTACGTAATATATTAGCCTTAGGACATAACTTAATAGATAAACCAATCACGCTATTAGACGGAGTGGAAGAAACACTAGCGGAACTAGATGGCAAATATAAGTTAGTCTTAGCTACTAAAGGGGACTTACTAGATCAAGAGCGCAAGTTGAGTAACTCTAGCTTATCACAGTATTTTGATCATGTAGAAGTGATGAGTGATAAGCAGATGGTAGATTATGCTAAGCTATTGTTTAAATTGTCATCTACTCCCAAGGAGTTCTTAATGGTGGGTAATTCGGTTAAGTCAGATATTATACCTGTGTTAGAGTTAGGAGGATCTGCATTACACATACCATTTCACGTGACTTGGGCACACGAAGTAGTAGAAACAGAACTTCCTTATCCTAAATTTAGAAAAATAGAAAACATAAAAGAAGTAGTGGATTATCTAAACCCAGAATATAGATAG
- a CDS encoding four helix bundle protein, producing the protein MIQRKAYQYLEVWKEAMNLITSIYKEVKIESADSPYLDLGTSILERAIQIPLWIEFSTDKDGYHESYSCLCEANSSCAVVRYYLILCRDLEFLNIEVVDCLLEKIEQLIIIIEHMKDEDEQSYKNVF; encoded by the coding sequence ATGATACAAAGAAAAGCATACCAATATTTAGAAGTTTGGAAAGAGGCAATGAATTTAATAACCTCTATTTATAAGGAGGTTAAGATAGAATCAGCTGATTCGCCTTATTTAGATTTAGGAACTTCCATATTAGAGAGAGCGATACAAATTCCGTTATGGATAGAGTTTTCTACCGATAAGGATGGTTATCACGAAAGCTATTCGTGTTTATGTGAAGCTAATTCAAGTTGTGCAGTTGTTAGGTACTATTTGATTTTATGTAGGGATTTAGAGTTTTTAAATATTGAAGTTGTTGATTGCTTATTAGAAAAGATAGAGCAGTTGATTATCATCATTGAGCACATGAAAGATGAGGATGAACAAAGTTATAAGAATGTATTTTGA
- a CDS encoding quinone oxidoreductase family protein, translated as MKAVIVKEKGATPVFTSDFKQVEVGSSQEILMKVKAVSIKNLDRAIASGIHYSVSSKPFSPFVIGTDGVGELADGRLVYGFGLHGMLGEYAVVNKAQVVALPKGMDLAMVSALPNALMGSVIAMLLRGKLKQGDVVLINGATGVTGQVAVQMAKYYGASKVIATGRNTDALAYLKELGADETIVLSQEKDNLIEIFNQLHQATPIDVVIDYLWGESASCILTALKGKGKYQHRTRFVNVGAMSGDMMELSSSILRGTDIMLLGSGIGSWTDEEVMRFFKELLPEAFDLAAKGGLRIDTVSYNWQQISEVWDKPLSSRQRLVILTE; from the coding sequence ATGAAAGCAGTTATTGTCAAAGAAAAAGGAGCAACACCCGTATTTACATCCGACTTTAAACAAGTGGAAGTCGGTTCATCACAAGAAATTTTAATGAAGGTTAAAGCTGTATCTATTAAGAACTTAGATAGGGCTATCGCTAGTGGTATACATTACTCTGTAAGTAGTAAGCCTTTTTCACCTTTTGTCATTGGTACAGATGGGGTAGGTGAGCTAGCAGATGGCCGTTTAGTGTATGGCTTCGGACTTCACGGAATGTTAGGTGAGTACGCTGTGGTTAACAAAGCACAAGTAGTCGCTTTGCCTAAAGGAATGGACTTGGCTATGGTATCAGCACTTCCAAATGCCTTAATGGGATCAGTGATTGCGATGTTATTAAGAGGCAAATTAAAGCAAGGGGATGTTGTGTTAATCAATGGCGCAACAGGAGTAACAGGGCAAGTAGCAGTACAGATGGCTAAGTATTATGGCGCGAGTAAAGTAATCGCTACAGGTCGAAATACTGATGCTCTAGCTTATTTAAAGGAGCTCGGAGCGGACGAGACTATAGTACTTAGTCAAGAGAAAGATAATCTAATAGAAATCTTTAATCAGCTACATCAAGCTACGCCTATAGATGTGGTGATAGACTATCTATGGGGAGAGAGTGCATCGTGTATCCTAACAGCACTTAAGGGTAAAGGGAAGTATCAACACAGAACTCGTTTTGTCAATGTAGGTGCAATGTCAGGAGATATGATGGAACTGTCTTCTTCTATTTTAAGAGGTACAGATATTATGTTACTAGGCTCAGGGATAGGCAGCTGGACAGATGAGGAGGTGATGCGCTTCTTTAAAGAATTACTACCTGAGGCATTTGACCTTGCAGCGAAAGGCGGGTTGCGTATAGATACAGTAAGTTATAATTGGCAACAGATTAGTGAGGTTTGGGATAAACCGCTATCTAGTAGACAGCGATTAGTAATCCTGACAGAGTAA
- a CDS encoding Crp/Fnr family transcriptional regulator: protein MFEQVDRDSLISQEFINTYKPYFRKETYAAKTVLLEEGEVANKVFWVEKGCMRAWINKDGQEVTFQFFLENSMVSSIESLWKGVPSRFTLDTIETTEVWVADKSDIKPLLEEALVEREYRDLFIDVIFQRTFDYVAHSLSFVNATPEQRYLKLYETRPELIRRIPQHYIASYLGISKVHLSRIKSRLLKS from the coding sequence ATGTTCGAACAAGTAGATAGAGATTCTTTAATCAGTCAGGAGTTTATCAATACCTATAAGCCTTATTTTAGAAAGGAAACTTATGCTGCTAAAACAGTGTTGTTAGAAGAGGGTGAGGTGGCTAATAAGGTATTCTGGGTAGAGAAAGGCTGTATGCGTGCTTGGATTAATAAAGATGGACAAGAGGTTACGTTTCAGTTCTTCTTAGAGAACAGTATGGTATCGTCTATAGAGAGTTTATGGAAGGGTGTGCCAAGTCGGTTTACCCTTGATACGATAGAGACTACCGAGGTTTGGGTAGCGGATAAGAGTGATATAAAGCCCTTGTTAGAAGAGGCTTTAGTAGAGAGAGAATACAGAGATTTGTTTATCGATGTGATCTTCCAACGTACTTTTGACTATGTCGCTCACAGTCTGTCTTTTGTGAACGCTACGCCTGAGCAGCGTTATTTAAAGCTTTATGAGACTCGCCCTGAACTTATCAGACGTATTCCTCAGCATTACATTGCTTCTTATTTAGGTATCTCTAAGGTTCACTTGAGCCGTATTAAAAGTAGACTACTCAAGTCTTGA
- a CDS encoding virulence RhuM family protein yields MKDTTNKKLLVRSSSAEYLTFIAATGEGGVDAIYANETIWLTQKMMGTLYNVETHTVNYHLKKIFSDSELEEDSVIRNFRITAKDGKTYNTKHYNLTTIIAVGYKVNSERAVQFRKWATQIVEEFTIKGFAMDDERLKNDGTILGKKYFEEQLQRIREIRLSERKFYQKITDIYITAIDYDVTAQATKRFFATVQNKLHWAIHGQTAAEIIVSRANHQKDNMGLNTWKDAPKGKIQKFDVSVAKNYLSESEMQQLQRLVSAYLDIAEDMAIRQIPLTMEDWESRLNRFIEATDREVLQNAGKVTAEIAKAHAESEFEKYRIVQDRLFESDFDKIIKDQLLPE; encoded by the coding sequence ATGAAAGATACTACCAATAAAAAATTATTAGTTCGCTCTTCTTCAGCAGAGTATTTAACGTTTATTGCAGCAACAGGAGAAGGAGGGGTTGACGCTATCTATGCAAATGAAACGATTTGGTTAACACAGAAAATGATGGGAACTCTCTACAATGTTGAGACACATACGGTGAATTATCATCTTAAGAAAATATTTTCTGACAGTGAGTTAGAAGAAGATTCAGTTATTCGAAATTTTCGAATAACTGCAAAAGATGGTAAAACGTATAATACTAAGCATTATAATCTTACTACTATAATTGCTGTTGGTTACAAGGTGAATTCTGAACGAGCAGTGCAATTTCGAAAATGGGCAACGCAAATCGTTGAAGAGTTTACAATCAAAGGTTTTGCTATGGATGATGAACGGTTAAAAAACGACGGAACTATTCTGGGTAAAAAATACTTTGAAGAACAACTTCAACGAATTCGAGAAATTCGATTGAGTGAACGAAAATTCTATCAAAAGATTACAGATATTTATATAACTGCCATAGATTATGATGTTACTGCACAAGCTACAAAACGCTTTTTTGCTACTGTTCAAAATAAATTACATTGGGCGATACATGGTCAAACTGCGGCTGAAATAATAGTAAGCAGAGCTAATCATCAAAAGGATAATATGGGGCTAAATACTTGGAAGGATGCACCCAAAGGTAAAATACAGAAGTTCGATGTTAGTGTTGCTAAGAATTATTTGTCAGAAAGTGAAATGCAACAATTACAACGTTTGGTATCGGCTTATTTGGATATAGCTGAGGATATGGCTATTAGACAAATACCACTAACTATGGAAGATTGGGAAAGTCGTTTAAATAGGTTTATAGAAGCCACAGACAGAGAGGTGTTGCAGAATGCAGGTAAAGTAACTGCTGAAATAGCTAAAGCTCATGCTGAAAGTGAGTTTGAGAAATATAGAATTGTGCAAGATAGATTGTTTGAAAGTGATTTTGATAAGATTATTAAGGATCAACTTTTGCCTGAATAA
- a CDS encoding DUF417 family protein, whose translation MKQNLEFFSQLQVKAIHLIRLSIFIVMLWIGGLKAFQYEADGIVPFVINSPFMSFFYHNADQKAIDADGKEVAAYTQYKNPEGKTVQKNIDWHTANGTYLFSYALGLVIITIGVFVLLGIWYPKIGFIGGILTMGMSIVTLTFLITTLEVYVPNLGGDFPTPNYGFPYLSGAGRLVLKDVIMLATGLVIASDSARRILNSDYDRQDKRKVSIQRRSELD comes from the coding sequence ATGAAACAGAATTTAGAGTTTTTTAGCCAATTACAAGTCAAAGCAATTCATCTGATACGCCTTAGTATCTTTATAGTTATGTTGTGGATAGGAGGGTTAAAGGCCTTTCAGTATGAGGCAGATGGAATAGTGCCTTTTGTTATAAACAGTCCCTTTATGAGTTTCTTTTACCACAATGCGGATCAAAAGGCAATAGATGCGGATGGAAAAGAAGTGGCAGCTTATACCCAATATAAAAACCCTGAGGGCAAAACAGTTCAAAAGAACATTGATTGGCACACTGCTAATGGTACATACTTGTTTTCTTACGCTCTAGGGTTGGTTATCATAACGATAGGAGTATTTGTTCTATTGGGTATTTGGTATCCTAAAATAGGCTTTATAGGAGGGATTCTGACTATGGGAATGTCTATTGTGACCTTAACTTTTTTGATTACAACCCTGGAAGTATACGTTCCCAATCTTGGCGGAGATTTTCCAACACCTAACTATGGTTTTCCTTACCTATCTGGAGCAGGCCGTTTAGTGCTTAAAGATGTCATTATGTTAGCTACAGGATTAGTCATCGCTAGTGATAGCGCCCGTAGGATATTAAACTCAGATTACGATAGACAAGATAAACGAAAAGTAAGTATACAACGTAGGTCTGAATTAGATTAA
- a CDS encoding helix-turn-helix domain-containing protein has protein sequence MKPLIKVTQFTREKEIPSLHSPFYYAILFEGEATFTLDFHTYTCSGKNILFLSPYQILNWNTLQMEEMYYLQFHGDFYCIEYHNEEVACNGILFNAPFEVPFVVLQNKVYDELVQYCSKISLLDQAETSYDISLVKTYLQLILALSSKEKQISNAIQKVKITAIGEVANFKELLEEYIVHYKSVSFYADKYNLSTDVFSKKIKKYFGKTPTQLIQERLVLEAKKQLHLTHKSIKGLASELGFSDEFYFSRYFKKEVGVSPKVFREQVGISIVAKKSME, from the coding sequence ATGAAACCATTGATTAAAGTAACTCAGTTTACAAGAGAGAAGGAGATTCCTTCTCTTCATTCGCCTTTCTATTATGCTATTCTTTTTGAAGGAGAGGCAACGTTTACTTTAGACTTTCATACTTACACTTGTTCAGGAAAGAATATCCTTTTTTTGTCTCCCTATCAAATTTTGAATTGGAATACACTGCAAATGGAAGAGATGTATTATCTGCAGTTTCACGGTGATTTTTATTGCATTGAATACCATAACGAGGAGGTTGCTTGTAATGGTATCTTGTTTAACGCACCTTTTGAAGTTCCTTTTGTGGTATTACAGAATAAGGTGTATGATGAATTAGTGCAATATTGTAGTAAAATCAGTTTGTTAGACCAAGCAGAAACGAGTTATGATATCTCACTAGTTAAGACTTATTTACAATTGATTTTAGCCTTAAGTAGCAAAGAGAAACAAATAAGTAATGCTATTCAGAAAGTAAAAATAACTGCCATAGGAGAGGTTGCAAACTTTAAAGAATTGTTAGAAGAATATATTGTGCATTATAAATCAGTGTCTTTCTATGCTGATAAATACAATCTGTCAACGGATGTTTTTAGTAAAAAAATAAAGAAATACTTTGGAAAAACACCTACACAGCTAATCCAAGAACGCTTAGTACTAGAGGCTAAAAAGCAACTGCACCTTACACATAAAAGCATAAAGGGACTAGCAAGTGAGTTGGGCTTTTCGGATGAGTTTTACTTCAGCCGCTATTTTAAAAAAGAAGTAGGGGTTTCGCCTAAAGTATTTCGCGAGCAGGTAGGTATCTCTATTGTAGCAAAAAAGTCTATGGAATAG